The Mucilaginibacter yixingensis genome window below encodes:
- a CDS encoding SusC/RagA family TonB-linked outer membrane protein, whose amino-acid sequence MKKRITLLISFLLTTIMLSYAQDHPVKGVVKDSKGLGIPGATVTNQRTHKAAATDLNGAFTIPASSNDALHISSVGYNSQEIAINGRTNINITLADDNKQLTEVVVIGYGTRAVKDVTGAITSIKAEKMENENPVSVTDLIKGNAPGINVGMNTSARGGGAGDLLVRGKATLTGNTQPLIVLDGVIYNGVISDINPNDIERIDILKDASALAVYGSVSAAGVVAITTKKGKNGAPQISINANYGITQLEKKQQYYQGYDFLTWRSDAARATNVNNPYYFYSDPNHLPDGVTLAQFMGSSTSDPTTTWLTRIGLQPDEIANYKSGNVTDWSKLVFRNGKRQDYTASLSGKNDNISYYMSGNFTRNQNEIVGDQYTNYRFRVNLEGKAGKYVALGVNAQYAQRDEGGNAADWKQIINSSPYGNVYNPDGTLTRIYTTYDNGLNQRNPLLAYTYDAKVAVQNTLFANMFVKVSLPFDIKYQLTYSPDIESYRNFTFKPLADPDENAAVGGEGTRSMENRYRYNLDNLLTWNKTFGIHNIDVTFLLNREKYQSWYTNTSNQGFSPSDALSYHNIGAGSLPVESSDDRVANGSAILGRINYTLLGRYILTGSIRRDGYSPFGLKNPYANYPSGALAWVFSDEKFMKRFTWLNYGKLRISYGVNGNRPPQGTIDPAIQLALLKLIKYPTVGSAVVNNTAIYTSTLQNPDLTWERTTGTNIGLDFTVLNNRLSGSIDVYNRNTTDLLVNRSISSIQGYNANYILGLAGTDWNKSSVLTNVGQVNNKGLEIALNSVNIKSKNFNWSSAATFTINRNKLIHLYGPVTTTDANGNSVTTEADDKTNGWFIGHDINAVWDYKILGVWQSNETADAALYTGAGIRPGDFKLQDVNGDHKYDDNDKQFLGSTSPKFQWSLRNDINFLQHFDFSFLLVSSMGQLSQFNEAKNSPGSVGFLRQSSYKLPYWTAANPIDDYARLASGSNGTSFNVWRKSSFVRVNTVALGYTFNPQLLQRFGIKSAKIFASANNAYVFTSYPFWDPQNTGSNAGPTPRIFQIGLNATL is encoded by the coding sequence ATGAAAAAAAGAATTACTTTACTTATTTCCTTTTTACTCACCACTATCATGCTGTCGTACGCACAGGATCATCCAGTGAAGGGTGTAGTAAAAGATAGCAAGGGCCTCGGCATACCTGGGGCAACCGTTACTAACCAAAGAACACATAAAGCCGCAGCTACAGATCTTAACGGTGCCTTTACCATACCGGCTTCAAGTAATGATGCACTGCATATTAGCAGCGTAGGCTACAACAGCCAGGAGATAGCGATAAACGGTCGCACTAACATTAACATCACCCTGGCCGATGACAATAAGCAGCTGACAGAAGTGGTGGTAATAGGTTATGGTACCCGCGCGGTAAAAGATGTTACCGGCGCTATTACCAGTATCAAAGCCGAAAAGATGGAGAACGAAAACCCGGTGAGCGTTACCGACCTGATTAAAGGCAACGCACCCGGCATCAACGTAGGTATGAACACCTCTGCACGCGGCGGTGGCGCCGGCGACCTGCTGGTACGTGGTAAAGCCACGCTAACAGGCAACACTCAACCGCTCATTGTACTTGATGGTGTGATCTACAACGGTGTGATCTCTGATATCAACCCTAACGATATTGAGCGTATCGACATCTTGAAAGATGCCAGCGCGCTGGCCGTTTACGGTTCGGTATCTGCTGCGGGTGTGGTAGCTATTACTACCAAGAAGGGTAAAAATGGTGCGCCACAAATTTCTATCAACGCCAACTATGGTATCACTCAGCTGGAAAAGAAACAGCAGTACTATCAGGGTTATGATTTCCTGACCTGGCGTTCAGACGCGGCGCGTGCTACCAATGTTAATAACCCGTATTATTTCTATAGCGATCCTAATCACCTGCCTGATGGTGTTACCCTGGCGCAGTTCATGGGTTCATCAACCAGCGACCCTACCACTACCTGGCTTACCCGTATAGGTTTGCAGCCTGATGAAATTGCCAACTATAAATCTGGTAACGTAACTGATTGGAGTAAACTGGTTTTCCGTAATGGCAAGCGTCAGGATTATACCGCCAGCTTATCAGGCAAAAATGATAACATCAGCTACTACATGTCTGGCAACTTTACCCGTAACCAGAACGAGATTGTGGGCGACCAGTACACCAACTACCGTTTCCGTGTAAACCTGGAAGGTAAGGCTGGTAAATATGTTGCCCTGGGCGTAAACGCACAATACGCCCAGCGCGATGAAGGTGGCAACGCTGCCGATTGGAAGCAGATTATCAACTCATCGCCTTACGGTAATGTTTACAACCCTGACGGTACGCTTACCCGTATCTACACCACTTATGATAATGGTTTGAACCAGCGTAATCCGCTGCTTGCTTATACCTATGATGCTAAGGTGGCCGTGCAGAATACCTTGTTTGCAAACATGTTTGTGAAAGTATCGCTGCCGTTTGATATCAAATATCAGTTGACTTACAGCCCGGATATCGAGTCGTACAGAAACTTCACCTTTAAACCGCTGGCAGACCCTGATGAAAATGCAGCTGTTGGTGGCGAAGGTACCCGCAGTATGGAGAACAGGTACCGCTACAACCTGGATAACTTGCTGACCTGGAACAAAACTTTTGGTATCCATAACATTGATGTCACTTTCCTGCTTAACCGCGAGAAATATCAGTCGTGGTATACCAACACTTCTAATCAGGGCTTTAGCCCAAGCGACGCCTTAAGTTACCATAACATTGGCGCCGGCTCATTACCGGTAGAAAGCAGTGATGACCGCGTGGCCAATGGCAGCGCCATCTTAGGTCGTATTAACTACACCTTGCTGGGCCGTTATATCTTAACCGGTTCAATCCGTCGTGACGGTTATTCGCCGTTTGGTTTGAAAAATCCGTATGCCAACTATCCGTCAGGAGCGCTGGCCTGGGTGTTTAGCGACGAGAAATTTATGAAAAGGTTTACCTGGTTAAACTATGGTAAACTGCGTATCAGCTACGGCGTTAACGGTAATCGTCCGCCGCAGGGAACAATAGATCCGGCCATCCAGCTGGCATTGCTCAAGTTAATCAAATATCCAACCGTGGGCAGTGCCGTGGTTAACAATACCGCCATTTATACAAGTACATTGCAAAACCCTGATCTGACCTGGGAGCGTACTACCGGTACCAACATCGGTCTGGATTTTACGGTGCTGAATAACCGCCTGAGTGGTTCTATCGATGTGTATAACCGTAATACTACTGACCTGCTGGTTAATCGCTCTATCTCATCTATCCAGGGCTACAACGCTAACTACATTCTCGGTTTAGCTGGTACCGATTGGAACAAATCGTCTGTATTAACCAACGTTGGCCAGGTAAATAACAAAGGTTTGGAGATTGCGCTAAACAGTGTGAACATCAAAAGCAAAAACTTCAACTGGAGTTCGGCTGCTACCTTTACCATCAACCGTAATAAACTGATTCACTTGTATGGTCCGGTTACTACTACCGATGCCAACGGCAACAGCGTAACCACCGAGGCCGACGATAAAACCAACGGCTGGTTTATCGGTCATGATATTAATGCCGTTTGGGATTACAAAATTCTGGGAGTGTGGCAAAGCAACGAAACTGCTGATGCCGCCTTGTACACTGGCGCAGGTATCCGTCCCGGCGACTTTAAGCTGCAAGACGTAAACGGCGACCATAAATATGATGATAACGATAAACAGTTTTTGGGCAGCACATCGCCTAAGTTCCAATGGTCATTACGTAACGATATCAACTTCCTGCAACACTTTGATTTTTCATTCCTGCTGGTTTCAAGCATGGGCCAACTGTCACAGTTTAACGAGGCTAAAAACAGCCCGGGCAGTGTAGGCTTCCTGCGTCAAAGCTCATACAAATTGCCTTACTGGACGGCAGCCAACCCAATTGATGATTATGCCCGTCTGGCATCAGGCTCAAACGGTACCAGCTTTAACGTTTGGCGCAAATCGTCATTTGTAAGGGTGAACACGGTAGCCTTAGGTTACACTTTCAATCCACAGCTGCTGCAACGCTTTGGTATTAAGAGCGCCAAAATATTTGCCAGTGCCAACAACGCGTATGTGTTTACCTCGTACCCGTTCTGGGATCCGCAGAACACCGGCTCAAACGCTGGCCCGACGCCAAGAATCTTCCAGATTGGTTTGAACGCTACACTTTAA
- a CDS encoding RagB/SusD family nutrient uptake outer membrane protein, with the protein MRTLNKNIIAGLVMAAVALVTDGCTKRSELDPQTLSNFSPDNTLNSPAAFKAALEAMNANVRIEFFGDSAPMLTESIFTDSGVEGTTDKTTPAQDLNVRITPTANLDSDDYNKIGRYWYIWWSGVHYANTVISRIDNAKWPTQAARNAVLGAAYFHRAYCYYRLTHQFGDVPLILKEETGVVTNYFSTQRIVILKQMKTDMELAVTYLTDGVDKGEVSKGAAYHLLAKIDLALGLFDDAITATTAVINGPYHLMTSRFGIVASDATRNVIWDLHRPDNKSLANNTEALYNVIDRESLEGAYDHGSQIMRNIVPMWHNGSILTPINHKPGIVDAVTAQYPLTLWYGRGIGRARATSYATQAIWKNAGGDLRHAPGNWMNMTDLVFNNPDLNNSAKPDYDPSEYGQHLTQWTDADAKVPGKVFKNGPADSIRAWFSWPHYKVFVNPGGGNTAIDKWWTPPRGTNTDWYVFRLAETYLLRAEAYVWKGQTAQAMADLNVVRARAQATLLTDPSQVNIGTILDERQRELYWEEPRKTELTRIAFIFAQTGIPAYNGKTYNVASFSTNNFFYDRIMEKNDFYRNPNVVTNSGNHFTISPYHVLWPIPQADINLNVNGHINQNKGYSGSESNVAPLDKVQ; encoded by the coding sequence ATGAGAACATTAAATAAAAATATTATAGCCGGTTTGGTAATGGCAGCGGTGGCCCTGGTAACCGATGGCTGTACCAAACGTAGCGAGCTTGACCCGCAAACGCTATCAAACTTTTCGCCAGACAATACGCTGAACTCGCCTGCAGCTTTTAAGGCTGCGTTAGAGGCGATGAACGCCAATGTGCGCATTGAGTTTTTTGGAGATTCTGCACCGATGCTGACCGAGTCGATCTTTACCGACTCGGGCGTTGAGGGTACAACCGATAAAACCACCCCCGCACAGGATTTGAACGTGCGTATTACCCCAACCGCCAACCTGGATAGTGATGACTATAACAAGATTGGCCGTTACTGGTATATCTGGTGGTCTGGCGTGCATTATGCCAACACGGTTATCAGCCGCATTGATAACGCCAAATGGCCAACTCAGGCGGCGCGTAACGCGGTGTTGGGTGCAGCTTACTTTCACCGTGCTTACTGCTACTATCGTTTAACGCATCAGTTTGGCGATGTGCCATTGATCCTGAAAGAAGAAACCGGTGTAGTAACCAACTATTTTTCAACTCAGCGTATCGTCATCCTGAAACAAATGAAAACCGATATGGAGCTGGCCGTTACCTATCTGACCGATGGTGTAGACAAAGGCGAAGTATCTAAAGGTGCTGCTTACCACCTGCTGGCTAAGATTGACCTGGCCCTGGGTTTGTTTGATGATGCTATTACCGCAACCACTGCCGTTATAAATGGCCCGTACCACCTGATGACCAGCCGTTTTGGTATTGTTGCCAGTGATGCTACCCGCAACGTAATCTGGGATTTGCATCGCCCTGATAACAAATCATTAGCCAATAACACCGAGGCCTTATACAACGTAATTGACCGCGAGTCGCTGGAAGGTGCCTATGACCACGGATCGCAGATTATGCGTAACATCGTGCCGATGTGGCATAACGGTAGTATCCTTACCCCAATTAACCACAAACCAGGTATTGTAGATGCGGTTACCGCGCAATATCCACTCACATTATGGTATGGTCGTGGTATCGGCAGGGCAAGAGCTACTTCTTACGCCACCCAGGCCATCTGGAAAAATGCAGGTGGCGACTTGCGCCACGCACCAGGCAACTGGATGAATATGACCGATCTGGTGTTTAATAATCCGGATCTGAACAATTCTGCAAAACCAGATTATGATCCGTCTGAATACGGTCAGCACTTAACTCAGTGGACTGATGCCGATGCTAAAGTTCCGGGTAAAGTATTTAAAAATGGTCCGGCAGATAGTATCCGTGCATGGTTTAGCTGGCCGCATTACAAAGTGTTTGTAAACCCGGGAGGCGGCAACACAGCGATTGACAAATGGTGGACCCCGCCACGCGGCACTAACACCGATTGGTACGTATTCCGCCTGGCCGAAACCTATTTGCTGCGTGCCGAGGCCTACGTTTGGAAAGGCCAGACTGCACAGGCTATGGCTGATCTTAATGTGGTACGCGCCCGTGCACAGGCTACCTTGTTAACCGATCCATCACAGGTGAACATCGGTACCATACTGGATGAGCGCCAGCGCGAACTGTATTGGGAAGAGCCGCGCAAAACCGAGCTGACCCGCATTGCCTTCATTTTTGCGCAAACCGGTATCCCAGCATATAATGGTAAAACTTACAACGTGGCCAGCTTCTCTACCAATAACTTCTTTTATGACAGGATTATGGAGAAGAACGATTTCTATCGTAACCCTAACGTTGTTACCAACTCGGGTAACCACTTTACCATATCGCCATACCACGTGCTGTGGCCAATACCTCAGGCAGATATCAACCTGAATGTAAACGGTCATATTAACCAGAACAAAGGCTACTCCGGTTCTGAATCAAACGTGGCGCCGCTGGACAAGGTGCAATAA
- a CDS encoding glycoside hydrolase family 3 N-terminal domain-containing protein: MPLSSTEIKKYAIALALLASGYGATAQSKYDAQVAQLLKQMTLEEKVGQMAQITLDALAKPVPKNQPKAFELDPAKVEDAVGKYYLGSILNASNNRAKTKEEWFSVISTLQDRALKTRLKIPIIYGIDAIHGATYTAGATMFPQQINQAASFNRSLVKRAAQVTAYEVRASNTPWVFSPLLDLGADPRSPRQWESFGEDPYLDGQLGYQAVKGFEGDNNDADNPEHVVSSIKHYLGYQVPLSGKDRTPAFISDQALREYHLPPFKLGVEAGSHAVMVNSSIINNIPVHSNKKLLTDLLKTELGFKGLVVTDWGDIDNLYKRDHIASSEKEAIMIAINAGVDMSMIAYDYKTFCDDLIALVKEGKVKQARIDNAVARILKVKYAAGLFTRPNTDYHDYPKFGSKEFEQAAYNTAAESITLLKNTDNVLPLKKGVKVLVTGPNANSMRALNGAWTYSWQGNLTEEFAGQYNTILEALQNKAGKENINYVPGVSYKNDGKYWEEYPDKMEDAADAATRADVVVLCLGENSYTETPGNLNDLRISDLQIQLAKKVMASGKPVILVLNEGRPRVISEFAEGAKAIVQTFLPGNFGGDALVDILYGDVNPSGKLPYTYPRYANAIITYYHKPAEERATMEGAYNYEADYNPQFKFGDGLSYTTFKYSNLKLSSPTLSAGQTLTVTVDVTNTGQREGKEAVLLFSSDLVASITPDVKRLRGFDKIDLQPGQTKTVTFKLTPNDLAFVNADLKTVTEPGEFKIMAGDQTAQLIFK; encoded by the coding sequence ATGCCTCTCTCATCAACAGAAATAAAAAAATATGCTATTGCGCTGGCGTTGCTGGCATCGGGCTACGGGGCTACGGCTCAAAGTAAGTACGATGCCCAGGTAGCCCAGTTGCTGAAACAAATGACGCTGGAGGAAAAGGTGGGCCAGATGGCGCAGATCACACTGGATGCGCTGGCCAAACCGGTTCCCAAAAATCAACCTAAAGCTTTTGAGCTGGACCCCGCCAAGGTAGAGGATGCCGTTGGTAAATATTACCTGGGCTCTATACTCAATGCTTCCAATAATCGCGCTAAAACCAAAGAAGAATGGTTTAGTGTGATTAGCACACTGCAAGATCGGGCGTTAAAAACACGCCTTAAAATCCCCATTATTTATGGGATTGATGCCATTCACGGTGCTACCTATACTGCCGGTGCAACTATGTTTCCGCAGCAAATCAATCAGGCTGCTTCATTTAACCGCTCACTGGTAAAACGTGCGGCACAAGTGACCGCTTATGAAGTTCGTGCCAGCAATACCCCATGGGTGTTCTCGCCGCTGCTGGATCTGGGCGCCGACCCACGCTCTCCCCGCCAATGGGAATCATTTGGTGAAGACCCTTATCTGGATGGTCAGTTGGGTTATCAAGCCGTAAAAGGTTTTGAGGGCGATAATAATGATGCCGATAATCCGGAGCATGTGGTGTCATCCATTAAACATTACCTGGGTTACCAGGTGCCGCTATCGGGTAAAGACCGCACGCCGGCGTTTATATCAGACCAGGCGCTGCGCGAGTATCACCTGCCGCCGTTTAAGCTGGGTGTTGAGGCCGGTTCGCACGCGGTGATGGTAAACTCATCTATCATCAACAACATTCCGGTGCACTCTAACAAGAAATTGCTGACTGACTTGCTTAAAACCGAGTTGGGTTTTAAGGGTCTGGTAGTAACCGATTGGGGAGATATAGATAATCTCTATAAGCGCGATCATATTGCATCGAGCGAGAAAGAGGCTATTATGATAGCCATTAACGCAGGTGTGGATATGTCTATGATTGCCTATGACTACAAAACCTTTTGTGATGATCTGATTGCCCTGGTAAAAGAAGGGAAAGTAAAGCAAGCCCGTATTGATAATGCTGTGGCCCGCATTCTGAAAGTGAAATATGCTGCAGGTCTGTTTACCCGCCCGAATACTGATTACCATGATTATCCAAAATTTGGCAGCAAAGAGTTTGAGCAGGCGGCCTATAATACTGCTGCAGAATCTATCACCCTGTTAAAGAATACTGATAATGTGCTTCCACTGAAGAAAGGCGTAAAAGTGCTGGTAACCGGTCCAAATGCTAACTCGATGCGTGCCTTGAACGGCGCCTGGACCTACTCATGGCAGGGTAACCTGACCGAAGAGTTTGCCGGTCAATACAACACCATACTGGAAGCGCTGCAAAACAAGGCTGGTAAAGAAAACATCAACTACGTACCGGGTGTGAGCTATAAGAACGACGGCAAATATTGGGAAGAATATCCCGACAAGATGGAAGATGCTGCGGATGCCGCCACCCGTGCCGATGTAGTGGTGCTTTGCCTGGGCGAGAACAGTTATACCGAAACACCGGGTAACCTGAATGATCTGCGTATTTCTGACCTACAGATCCAGCTGGCTAAAAAGGTAATGGCATCTGGTAAGCCGGTAATCCTGGTGCTGAATGAAGGCCGCCCGCGGGTGATCAGCGAGTTTGCCGAAGGGGCTAAAGCCATTGTGCAAACCTTTTTACCGGGCAACTTTGGTGGTGATGCATTGGTTGATATTCTGTATGGCGATGTAAACCCATCGGGTAAACTGCCTTATACCTATCCGCGCTACGCAAACGCAATTATTACTTACTATCACAAACCTGCTGAAGAGCGTGCCACCATGGAAGGGGCCTATAACTATGAGGCCGACTACAACCCGCAGTTTAAGTTTGGTGATGGCTTGAGCTATACCACTTTTAAATACAGCAACCTGAAATTGAGCAGCCCGACGTTGAGCGCCGGTCAGACGTTGACGGTAACTGTTGATGTAACCAACACCGGTCAGCGTGAGGGTAAAGAGGCGGTGTTATTGTTCAGCAGTGATTTGGTAGCCAGCATCACCCCGGATGTAAAACGCCTGCGTGGTTTTGATAAGATTGACCTGCAACCCGGTCAAACTAAAACCGTAACCTTTAAGCTAACACCAAATGACCTGGCCTTTGTAAACGCCGACCTGAAAACGGTAACAGAGCCAGGCGAATTCAAGATAATGGCGGGCGATCAAACCGCTCAACTGATTTTTAAATAA
- the msrA gene encoding peptide-methionine (S)-S-oxide reductase MsrA has product MKKITGLLLLALMLPFGGRAFAQAKPVTDTATFGMGCFWCSEAIFQRVKGVVKTESGFSGGTVRNPSYEDVCTGNTGHAEVVNIIYNPKVVSYNDLLEIFFKMHDPTTLNRQGDDEGTQYRSAIFYHGAEQKALAAKAKAELNKAKVYPDPIVTEITPFKAFYKAEGYHQNYFNLNGSKPYCRLVILPKVQKLEAVFKAKLKN; this is encoded by the coding sequence ATGAAAAAAATAACCGGCCTGCTGTTGCTGGCCCTGATGCTGCCTTTTGGCGGCCGCGCTTTTGCTCAAGCCAAACCTGTTACCGATACCGCTACTTTTGGCATGGGCTGCTTCTGGTGTTCTGAAGCTATTTTTCAACGTGTTAAAGGTGTGGTTAAAACCGAATCGGGTTTCTCAGGCGGTACCGTACGTAACCCAAGTTATGAGGATGTGTGCACCGGCAACACCGGCCATGCCGAGGTGGTGAATATTATTTACAACCCCAAAGTGGTGAGTTATAATGATCTGCTGGAGATTTTCTTCAAAATGCACGATCCAACTACCTTAAACCGTCAGGGTGATGACGAGGGCACACAATACCGCTCTGCCATTTTCTATCACGGTGCAGAGCAGAAAGCCTTAGCTGCCAAAGCCAAGGCCGAGCTGAACAAAGCCAAAGTGTATCCAGACCCAATCGTAACGGAGATCACCCCATTCAAAGCATTCTACAAAGCCGAGGGCTATCATCAAAACTACTTTAACCTGAATGGCAGCAAACCTTACTGCCGCCTGGTTATTTTACCTAAAGTACAGAAACTGGAAGCAGTGTTTAAAGCGAAGCTGAAGAATTGA
- a CDS encoding glycoside hydrolase family 3 C-terminal domain-containing protein, translating to MKIKLLNLSALGFALLLGLPVAQAQQTDKQTDAKIKRLLKQLTLDEKITMLHADSKFGTGAVPRLHIPALLTDDGPLGVREEVDDHWAPRKLTTDSATFFPNGSAIAATWNPALALRYGQDLGEESRARKKDVILAPAFNIARTPLNGRTYEYLSEDPVLNSTLAVQTVKGIQQWHVAACIKHYAVNNQETDRYKVSAELSERALREIYLPAFKAAVEQADAWSLMSAYNKVRGSYCAENSYLLNDILKKEWGFKGVVISDWGGVHSTVNSALNGLDIEMGSPGSYDKYFFAAPLKTAVQEGIVPVKVIDDKIYRILNLLYHTALAADTKKPQLNSPAHYKTAYDIASESVVLLKKDARLLPLNLSSVKNIAVIGDNAVHHFALEGYGAGVKAKYEVDVLQGLKNRLPSVNITFARGYNGNYKANAPDSVKAASNRPNAKLIAEAVAMASKANLVILCIGGNRSYETENTDRKDLSIPFGGQELADAVLAANPNTIVVFTGGAPYDLGKLKQQAPALLWDWYNGSEHGNALADVLLGRVNPSGKLPFTFPASLDDSPAHALHTYPGNNDIAEYKEGILVGYRWFDTKKIDPLYCFGYGLSYTTFSLSNFTTDKVSYTSNDVITASVTLNNTGKSSGKEVVQLYVHKDGSAVERPEQELKAFQKVLVPAGKSIKVSLKLKASDLAYYNEKDKKWTVEPGKYVLMAGTSSRDLEGKVTVSVR from the coding sequence ATGAAAATAAAGCTCCTAAACCTTAGCGCGCTGGGCTTTGCCTTGCTGCTTGGGTTACCCGTTGCACAGGCTCAGCAAACCGACAAACAAACTGATGCCAAAATAAAACGGCTGCTTAAACAGCTAACCCTCGACGAAAAAATCACCATGCTGCATGCCGACAGCAAGTTTGGCACGGGTGCTGTACCGCGCTTGCATATCCCGGCCTTACTGACAGATGACGGCCCGTTGGGGGTGCGCGAGGAAGTTGATGACCATTGGGCACCGCGCAAGTTAACTACAGACTCGGCCACGTTCTTCCCTAACGGATCGGCCATTGCGGCTACGTGGAACCCAGCGCTGGCCCTGCGCTACGGGCAGGATCTGGGCGAAGAATCACGCGCCCGCAAAAAGGATGTGATACTGGCGCCGGCTTTCAATATTGCCCGCACACCACTTAACGGACGTACTTATGAATATCTGTCAGAAGACCCTGTACTTAATTCGACATTAGCTGTGCAAACCGTCAAAGGGATTCAACAATGGCATGTGGCCGCCTGTATTAAACACTACGCCGTTAACAACCAGGAGACCGACCGCTACAAGGTAAGTGCTGAACTCAGCGAACGTGCGCTGCGCGAAATTTACCTGCCTGCTTTTAAAGCCGCGGTGGAGCAGGCCGACGCATGGTCGCTCATGAGTGCGTACAACAAAGTACGCGGCAGTTATTGTGCCGAGAACAGCTACCTACTCAACGATATCCTGAAAAAAGAATGGGGTTTTAAAGGCGTGGTGATCTCCGACTGGGGCGGAGTGCACAGCACGGTCAACTCGGCACTTAACGGACTGGACATAGAGATGGGCTCTCCCGGTAGTTATGATAAATACTTTTTTGCTGCGCCACTCAAAACCGCGGTTCAGGAAGGCATTGTACCAGTGAAGGTGATTGATGATAAGATCTATCGCATTCTTAACCTGCTTTATCATACAGCTTTGGCTGCTGATACAAAGAAACCGCAACTTAACTCGCCTGCGCATTACAAAACAGCGTATGACATTGCATCAGAGTCTGTTGTACTCCTGAAAAAAGATGCCCGTTTGTTACCGCTCAACCTATCAAGTGTAAAAAACATTGCTGTTATTGGCGACAATGCGGTCCATCATTTTGCATTGGAAGGTTACGGAGCCGGAGTAAAAGCCAAATACGAAGTTGATGTTTTGCAGGGACTAAAAAACCGCCTGCCTAGCGTTAACATTACCTTTGCCCGTGGCTACAACGGCAACTACAAAGCCAACGCACCCGATTCTGTAAAAGCAGCCAGTAACAGGCCCAATGCCAAACTAATTGCCGAGGCCGTTGCTATGGCCAGCAAAGCCAACCTGGTGATTTTGTGCATTGGCGGCAATCGTAGTTACGAAACCGAAAACACGGATCGCAAAGATTTGAGCATCCCGTTCGGCGGGCAGGAACTGGCCGACGCTGTGCTGGCAGCCAACCCCAACACCATCGTAGTGTTTACCGGCGGCGCACCTTATGATCTGGGCAAACTGAAACAGCAAGCCCCTGCCCTGTTATGGGATTGGTACAACGGTTCTGAGCACGGCAACGCCCTGGCCGATGTGCTGCTGGGGCGCGTTAATCCATCAGGCAAACTGCCGTTTACGTTCCCCGCATCACTGGATGATTCACCGGCCCATGCCCTGCACACCTATCCCGGCAACAATGATATAGCCGAGTATAAAGAAGGCATTCTGGTAGGCTATCGCTGGTTTGATACCAAAAAGATTGATCCACTGTATTGCTTTGGTTATGGGTTATCGTACACCACATTCTCGCTTTCAAACTTCACTACTGATAAAGTCAGCTATACTTCAAACGATGTTATTACCGCCAGTGTAACCCTTAACAACACTGGCAAGAGTTCTGGTAAAGAGGTGGTACAACTGTATGTGCATAAAGATGGATCGGCTGTAGAGCGGCCGGAACAAGAGCTAAAAGCTTTCCAAAAGGTATTGGTGCCTGCGGGTAAATCAATTAAAGTGTCGCTAAAATTAAAAGCATCTGATCTGGCTTATTACAACGAGAAAGATAAGAAGTGGACGGTAGAGCCGGGCAAATATGTGCTGATGGCGGGAACGTCATCAAGAGATTTGGAGGGGAAAGTTACGGTTAGTGTGCGGTAA